A genomic stretch from Aedes albopictus strain Foshan chromosome 2, AalbF5, whole genome shotgun sequence includes:
- the LOC109407013 gene encoding RNA-binding protein 25, giving the protein MESICIACRNSLEVGSIALGDTCKSFDVPVWKMMFECTQIEVTIDNGFPKRLCCDCLNRLEDCYGFIEMCRASMEFFWSSLQCVKIEPIDNSYSDSAVETESPTMPQNSETNSPSCTTLDNQNSCSKEQPFKTEEAPEDDLETKSPTMPQNSETNSPSCTTLDNQNSCSKEQSFKTEEAPEDDSLLIPLSTTDVEGSCTQTTKKPIKPRRKRRKLEGAIRVRPKKKSSRKLLEKRNPSEVPRSRERNKSELTPEEIETKRQRHRIRMAMIRAQQTPEQKEAEREKNRIRRAHYRAFQQTPEQIEAEREKNRIRMAMLRGTIRTPEQNEAESEKNRIRIAEIRATKRTPEQIEAEREKNRVRTAMARAAARNNALVTEQERFTADELKQEKSWRARQTPEQAMAERERNRIRIAMIREAKRSTEQGREQERSQNRLMKRMSRVKQEMGDFITDDIE; this is encoded by the exons ATGGAATCGATTTGTATCGCATGTCGTAACTCCCTGGAAGTCGGTTCCATCGCCCTGGGCGACACCTGCAAGAGCTTCGATGTCCCCGTGTGGAAAATGATGTTCGAGTGTACTCAAATTGAG GTTACCATCGACAACGGTTTTCCCAAAAGACTATGCTGTGATTGTTTGAATCGTCTTGAGGATTGTTACGGATTTATCGAAATGTGTCGAGCATCTATGGAGTTCTTTTGGTCGAGCTTACAGTGTGTAAAGATCGAACCAATCGACAATTCGTACTCAGATTCGGCAGTAGAAACTGAATCTCCAACGATGCCGCAAAACTCTGAAACGAATTCTCCTTCTTGCACAACGCTGGACAATCAGAATTCTTGCTCGAAGGAACAACCATTCAAAACTGAAGAAGCGCCAGAAGATGACTTAGAAACTAAATCTCCAACGATGCCGCAAAACTCTGAAACGAATTCTCCTTCTTGCACAACGCTGGACAATCAGAATTCTTGCTCGAAGGAACAATCATTTAAAACTGAAGAAGCGCCAGAAGATGATTCGTTGCTAATTCCCTTGAGTACCACCGATGTAGAAGGAAGTTGCACACAAACGACGAAGAAACCGATCAAACCACGCCGAAAACGCCGAAAATTGGAGGGAGCCATAAGAGTACGTCCaaaaaagaaatcctccagaaaactcCTCGAaaaaagaaatccttcagaagtcccGCGGAGTCGAGAAAGAAATAAGAGTGAACTAACACCAGAGGAAATCGAGACGAAACGTCAACGTCATAGGATAAGGATGGCTATGATTCGTGCGCAGCAAACACCAGAGCAAAAAGAGGCTGAACGCGAAAAAAATAGGATCAGAAGAGCACACTATCGTGCATTTCAGCAAACACCCGAGCAAATCGAAGCTGAACGCGAAAAAAATAGGATAAGGATGGCGATGCTTCGTGGAACAATACGAACACCGGAACAAAATGAAGCGGAAAGCGAGAAAAATAGGATCAGAATAGCGGAAATTCGCGCTACAAAGCGAACACCAGAGCAAATCGAAGCTGAACGCGAAAAAAACCGTGTAAGAACAGCGATGGCTCGTGCAGCAGCACGAAATAACGCGCTAGTCACAGAGCAAGAAAG ATTCACAGCAGACGAACTAAAGCAGGAAAAGTCGTGGCGCGCCAGACAAACACCGGAACAAGCGATGGCAGAACGGGAACGAAATAGAATAAGGATAGCGATGATCCGAGAAGCCAAACGAAGTACCGAGCAAGGCCGAGAGCAAGAAAG ATCGCAAAATCGGCTGATGAAAAGAATGAGTCGTGTCAAGCAGGAAATGGGAGATTTCATTACCGACGACATCGAGTGA
- the LOC109429702 gene encoding mediator of RNA polymerase II transcription subunit 15 — protein sequence MAEDNSWKTPSFRQSVVNKINEAIQQSGMTSSKNGLEMENHVFQKARNKDEYLGYVARLILHVREMNTKNKNQQNPAGSAQDGGNPNQQGGGMPDPINALQTLATQGTRPQMMGGQMGGPGPGGPMGNQMGGGGNASNLLNTLNRPQMPMTGGMANMQGRVGAMGGPNQMGGMMPGQMPGGMPGMPNQMGGAMGPGGMSGGKIVGQMNPMGGMNPMQMGVGGMPQGAGQQQPQGPQGQGQGGPGGPNPMGGMGMQVNPGGHMGQNAMNQQMNQVGMSSGGNQMGNLGGNSPMNTGMGGIPPNQVIRQQMPPGMNPNQQQLGMAGGQMGQMNPGVGGPGGNLGPVQQQQQPGQVGMPGMGPGGGPGNLQQSNNPQQQPQGGPNAPPGQMNQVGGPGGNMQAMSNQGNFVPIGANPMVRKQDMMSGGQVYPGGVVRSVTPNQFLRQSPSPSVPSPAGPGSIGPQSHPGQMIPSPALIPSPSPQVSSNIPAPRNIGQSPGQSLNTPGQAAAPSPLNPQEEHLYKEKYRSLQKYIEPLKRMIAKMEHDDVDKMGKMKRLLDILCNPTCRIPLETLYKCEAALTSQLGTIREPPLNNPLVEAVSANLQSPLGNHTLQRTFRPCLEALFGPDIKNLPSPAKQSRLAIDEPSSSALSGGPEIPHILQGEIARLDQKFKVSLDPCAIGDTKTIKLICWLDDKHLPCVPPIAVTIPEEYPFTSPSCSLIEQEYNATPFLIQVQKSLVARICKLPEMFSLSHLLDTWEMSVRQACSPNPSRVAPSATSVLLGM from the exons ATGGCCGAGGATAATTCATGGAAAACGCCAAGTTTCCGGCAAAGTGTGGTCAACAAAAT TAACGAAGCGATTCAGCAATCGGGGATGACATCGAGTAAGAACGGGCTGGAAATGGAAAACCATGTCTTCCAGAAGGCCCGCAACAAGGACGAATACTTGGGCTACGTGGCGCGGCTGATACTGCACGTCCGGGAGATGA ATACCAagaacaaaaatcagcaaaatcccGCCGGGAGTGCCCAGGATGGGGGAAATCCCAACCAGCAAGGAGGTGGTATGCCCGATCCGATCAATGCTTTGCAAACACTGGCCACGCAAGGCACCCGTCCGCAGATGATGGGTGGACAGATGGGCGGACCGGGACCGGGAGGTCCAATGGGGAACCAGATGGGTGGCGGCGGGAATGCGTCCAATTTGCTGAACACGCTGAATCGTCCCCAGATGCCGATGACCGGCGGAATGGCCAATATGCAGGGCCGCGTTGGAGCCATGGGCGGACCGAACCAGATGGGTGGTATGATGCCCGGACAAATGCCAGGGGGAATGCCCGGAATGCCGAATCAGATGGGTGGAGCGATGGGACCGGGTGGAATGAGCGGCGGAAAGATCGTTGGTCAGATGAATCCTATGGGAGGAATGAACCCAATGCAGATGGGCGTTGGAGGAATGCCACAAGGTGCGGGTCAACAGCAACCTCAGGGGCCCCAGGGACAGGGACAGGGTGGACCAGGTGGGCCGAATCCGATGGGAGGAATGGGAATGCAAGTAAATCCCGGAGGACACATGGGCCAGAATGCCATGAATCAACAGATGAACCAGGTCGGAATGAGTTCCGGAGGCAATCAGATGGGTAACTTGGGCGGAAACAGCCCTATGAATACTGGAATGGGGGGAATCCCTCCGAATCAGGTGATTCGACAACAGATGCCGCCTGGGATGAATCCAAATCAACAACAGCTGGGAATGGCAGGAGGTCAGATGGGTCAGATGAATCCTGGTGTCGGTGGACCTGGGGGGAATTTGGGGCCGGTtcaacagcagcaacagccaGGGCAGGTCGGAATGCCCGGAATGGGACCAGGAGGAGGTCCTGGAAATTtacaacaatcgaacaatccacAGCAGCAGCCACAGGGCGGTCCCAATGCTCCGCCTGGCCAAATGAATCAAGTCGGTGGCCCTGGAGGAAATATGCAAGCTATGAGCAACCAAGGAAACTTTGTCCCCATCGGAGCCAATCCGATGGTGCGAAAACAAGACATGATGAGTGGCGGTCAAGTGTATCCCGGAGGAGTGGTTCGTAGCGTTACCCCAAATCAATTCCTGCGCCAATCTCCGTCACCTTCAGTTCCATCACCAGCCGGTCCCGGCTCAATTGGTCCACAGTCCCATCCGGGACAAATGATTCCCAGCCCGGCACTCATACCATCACCAAGTCCCCAGGTAAGCAGCAACATCCCAGCACCGAGAAATATTGGCCAATCGCCTGGACAAAGTCTGAATACTCCTGGCCAAGCTGCGGCGCCTAGCCCTCTAAATCCCCAGGAAGAACATCTGTATAAGGAAAAATATCGTTCTCTGCAAAAGTACATCGAACCTCTGAAGCGAATGATTGCCAAAATGGAGCACGACGATGTGGACAAAATGGGTAAGATGAAACGCTTGTTGGACATCCTGTGCAATCCAACTTGCCGAATCCCACTGGAAACCCTGTACAAATGCGAAGCTGCCCTAACAAGCCAGCTGGGAACCATCAGAGAGCCTCCTCTCAACAATCCCCTTGTTGAAGCAGTTTCGGCCAACTTGCAAAGTCCCTTGGGAAATCACACCCTCCAGCGCACGTTCCGCCCTTGTTTGGAAGCACTCTTCGGGCCGGACATTAAGAACCTACCATCTCCGGCGAAGCAATCACGTCTGGCCATCGATGAACCTTCGTCCTCCGCATTGTCCGGTGGTCCGGAAATCCCGCACATCTTGCAAGGCGAAATCGCTCGTCTGGATCAAAAGTTCAAGGTCTCGCTCGATCCGTGCGCCATCGGGGACACCAAAACCATCAAGCTGATCTGTTGGCTGGACGATAAGCATCTGCCGTGTGTTCCACCAATAGCGGTCACCATTCCGGAGGAATACCCGTTCACATCCCCGAGTTGCTCGCTGATCGAGCAGGAATACAACGCCACACCGTTCCTGATACAGGTGCAGAAGTCGCTTGTGGCGCGCATCTGCAAGCTGCCGGAGATGTTCTCGCTGTCGCACCTGTTGGACACGTGGGAGATGTCCGTCCGGCAGGCCTGCTCGCCCAATCCGAGCCGGGTGGCCCCGAGTGCCACCAGTGTGCTTTTGGGGATGTAA